Below is a genomic region from Helicobacter jaachi.
AAAGTGGGAAATACGCTAGCTCACTGCCTGCAAATGCTGCTTTGCATTTAGGAATGACTTTATGTTCATTCTCCTTATAAATACCTAGCAAAATCCCTAAGGGCTTATGTTTATTATGCATTTGTGAGACTTCTTGCAAAGATAGAATCTGCTTATTGCAGCCGGGCAAAAATAATCCTTGCTTCTCCTTTTGGTCATCAATGACAAAATCTATATAATCTTTCAAATAGCAATTAATATAATCTATCATACTATGCCCCCCCCCCCGTAAGCCAAAATACTCCCTCCGAGCGATTTAATCCCCTCCAAGGCAAGTGTGAGATTATTCACAAACGCGCTTTGTTTAGTGGCAAAGGCTAGTGCATCTTTTACATTTTGGCTAAAATCTATATCTAGATTCTGTATTTCCTCGCAAGGTGTGCAAAAATACACCATACTTTCTCCGCTAAAAAGATAATGCGCAGATTCTAAAATCTTAAAACCATTAGCTAGCAGCATATACTCAAGTGTGGGAGGTGTGAAATAATTTATATGCTCCTCCCATATAAAGCTCATATCCCCTCTAGCAATGGCACTAGCGCAATTTGGCACTTCTATCATCACTACAGAATCTACATCGCACAAAAGCCTAATCCCGCGCAAAAAAGACTCCATATCCTCAATATGCTCAAACACATGCCGCGTATAGATGAGATTAAATGCGCCATAAATGCCCTTTATCTCTGCTGCCCTTTTTTCATCAAAAAATCCGCTTAACACCTCTAATCCCCTATTTTTTGCCATTTCATACACATCTTTTGAAGGCTCAATGCCCACTGCTATGCGCGTATCCATACACTGCATAAGCTGGCTTAAAAACGCGCCATCATTGCAGCCTATTTCTAGCACATTGCCACTTTTGACATACGCACTAAGCTTATGCAGGAGTGCGCTAGCGTGTGGGTGGTTTTTCCACGAGGTGGGAAAGAGATAATTTTGATAGAGTAAGTCTTGCGAAAGCGGCTTTTTAATCTGCATAAAGCCGCAATGCTCACACGCACATACTTCAAAATCCCATTTGAGCGGACTTACAAGCGGCATGGGAGAGAGCTGTTTAGTTAAAAAATGCCCTCTTGTCTCCCACACATTGCGCAAGTTAGGACTTTTGCAAACTCTGCATTTGGTGTTTGTCATGCTTACTCCTTTAAGTTTTAAGATACTGCTCTAATGCCCACTCTATGCTATGAGGATTAAAGCCTAAAAGCTCTCTTGCCTTTGTAATATCAATGCGCGCGCTAAAGTTATTGCTAGATTCTGTATGGCTTACTTGGATTTGAGAATCTGAACGCAAAAGCGACTTTAAAAAATAAGCTATCTCATACAAGCTCATCGCATTTGATGCGCTGGTATAAAATAGCTCATAGCCGCTGCGCTCCCGCCCATATTGATAAGCCCGCATAAGCACATCTAGCACATCATTTATATGCAATAAAGTGCGCAT
It encodes:
- a CDS encoding class I SAM-dependent methyltransferase, coding for MTNTKCRVCKSPNLRNVWETRGHFLTKQLSPMPLVSPLKWDFEVCACEHCGFMQIKKPLSQDLLYQNYLFPTSWKNHPHASALLHKLSAYVKSGNVLEIGCNDGAFLSQLMQCMDTRIAVGIEPSKDVYEMAKNRGLEVLSGFFDEKRAAEIKGIYGAFNLIYTRHVFEHIEDMESFLRGIRLLCDVDSVVMIEVPNCASAIARGDMSFIWEEHINYFTPPTLEYMLLANGFKILESAHYLFSGESMVYFCTPCEEIQNLDIDFSQNVKDALAFATKQSAFVNNLTLALEGIKSLGGSILAYGGGGIV